The Mycetohabitans endofungorum genome contains a region encoding:
- a CDS encoding Txe/YoeB family addiction module toxin, translating into MSVRRVLFTLDIWDDYIYWQGQDRQAFKRINQLIREAQGTPFNGIGKPEPLKANLSGFGSCRIDDTHRLVYEADDVQLSILSWRCHY; encoded by the coding sequence ATGAGCGTGCGCCGCGTGCTTTTTACGCTCGATATATGGGACGATTACATCTACTGGCAGGGGCAAGATCGCCAAGCCTTCAAGCGCATCAACCAGCTCATTCGCGAGGCGCAGGGCACGCCTTTCAACGGCATCGGCAAGCCCGAACCGCTGAAGGCGAACCTCTCGGGCTTTGGGTCCTGCCGCATCGACGACACTCATCGCCTGGTGTACGAGGCGGACGATGTCCAGCTCAGCATCCTCTCCTGGCGTTGCCACTATTAG